In the genome of Ananas comosus cultivar F153 linkage group 11, ASM154086v1, whole genome shotgun sequence, one region contains:
- the LOC109717141 gene encoding formin-like protein 5: MAAGDEEAPLHVCSFRCRPRRHAAMVTPRSSSPPAASAPPSSPPPQTPTSSAQPLLRAALGRPSPSAPSPSPPLPPPASPPAREPSPPPLLPLPRLRLRPPPPRPDLSASSAPPPPADALVSDSISLLDSPTSAASLAPPLLSPRHGAFPGARPLHLLAHTYPSPPPTTPPPSSSAPPDPSAPTPARAAPRCSATRAPQAPRRGQRRELRQGGQHSSAPWSPPTSNRSSAAAANTWCGAPPAAAAADDRGARSRPGRRARVARAKPPGSVVYACFAASAVRRRSCGRSRRLEASGGPFLWRGGGRRRGGGVGGEGGVRARRGWWCGVGPAGGVLRHEAVGWVRRNRLGRGRRGRAGDADEIAGEVVARAAGGGWEAAERARERAAEYKEKARRAAEEGGSTFEDVTELIEQLKARRRQQQQQHGGGGGGGGGGEGGGDVGNMQMNKI, encoded by the exons ATGgccgccggcgacgaagaggCCCCGCTGCACGTGTGTTCTTTCCGCTGCCGGCCCCGGCGACATGCTGCGATGGTGACGCCGCGCTCCTCCTCGCCTCCCGCGGCGTCCGCTCCACCCTCGTCACCACCCCCGCAAACGCCGACCTCCTCCGCCCAGCCGCTGCTGCGCGCCGCCCTCGGCCGCCCTTCGCCGTCCGCACCgtccccttcccctcccctgCCGCCACCGGCCTCCCCCCCGGCTCGAGAACCCTcgcctcctcccctcctccctcttccACGCCTTCGTCTCCGCCCTCCCCCTCCTCGCCCCGAcctctccgcctcctccgctccCCCGCCCCCCGCCGACGCCCTCGTCTCCGACTCCATCTCTCTTCTGGACTCGCCGACCTCTGCCGCCTCCCTCGCTCCCCCGCTCCTCTCTCCACGCCACGGCGCCTTCCCCGGAGCTCGTCCTCTCCACCTCCTCGCCCACACCTACCCCTCCCCTCCTCCGAccactcctcctccttcctcctccgcgCCTCCCGACCCGTCTGCGCCTACACCGGCGCGCGCTGCCCCGAGATGTTCGGCGACGCGCGCTCCTCAGGCTCCTCGCCGAGGCCAACGCCGCGAGCTTCGGCAGGGTGGTCAACACTCTTCCGCGCCCTGGAGCCCGCCTACGTCGAACCGCTCAAGCGCGGCCGCCGCCAACACCTGGTGCGGGgcgccccccgccgccgccgccgccgatgacCGCGGGGCCCGGTCCCGACCGGGCCGCCGCGCTCGCGTGGCTCGCGCGAAGCCCCCCGGCTCGGTGGTGTACGCGTGCTTCGCAGCCTCTGCAGTTCGGCGGCGCAGCTGCGGGAGATCGCGGCGGCTCGAAGCTTCCGGCGGCCCTTTCCTCTGGCGTGGCGGCGGACGGCGCCGCGGCGGAGGCGTTGGAGGGGAGGGGGGAGTGCGGGCGCGGAGGGGATGGTGGTGTGGGGTGGGCCCCGCAGGCGGAGTGCTGCGGCACGAGGCCGTGGGGTG GGTGCGGAGGAACCGGCtcgggagggggaggaggggccGTGCTGGCGACGCGGACGAGATCGCCGGCGAGGTCGTTGCCagggcggcgggaggcgggtgGGAGGCAGCGGAGCGGGCGAGGGAGCGCGCCGCGGAGTACAAGGAGAAAGCACGGCGCGCCGCGGAGGAGGGCGGGTCGACGTTCGAAGATGTTACGGAATTGATCGAGCAGTTGAaggcgcggcggcggcagcagcagcagcagcacggGGGCGGgggtgggggagggggagggggagaaggCGGAGGGGACGTCGGAAACATGCAAATGAATAAGATTTAG